The genome window ATACTGACGAACGCCGCCATATTGTTTGTTACCAACAATACGTTTTGCGTATTGAACAGCTACTTTCCTGGTTCCCTGTACAATAAGTACAGTAAACATTACCACACCTATAAGGGCTATAATTTCAACAATAAAAGTTACCAAACCACCCGCGCCCACCGTACGTGACTGGAATTCCGTGAGGAATGCACCTGGAAGAGCTGAGATAATACCAACCATTATGATCAATGAGATACCGTTTCCGATACCTTTGTCAGTAATTTTTTCACCAAGCCACATCACAAACATAGTACCTGCAGTTAACACAAACATATTCAAAATAGTGAAATATGGGTTTACCAACAGCATTTGCTCAGGTGAGATCTGCGACTTTAAGTAACCGATAGCCTGCAATGCAGTAATACCGATTGTAAGGTAACGGGTCCACTGGTTGATTTTGTTTCTTCCACTTTCGCCTTCTTTCTGAAGTTTGGCAAAATACGGAACAGCAATACCTAATAATTGCACCACTATGGAAGCCGAAATATAAGGCATTACCCCTAACGCAAAAATTGAGGCCCGTGAAAACGATCCTCCGGCAAACATATTGAGTAAACCTGTTATGCCTTCATTGCCTTGCTGGTGGCTAAGCAAATTAGCGTTAACACCCGGAAGAACTACGTATGAGCCTACACGATATATAAAAAGAAATAAGAGTGTGTTCAAAATACGCACTCTTAAATCATCGATTTTCCAAATATTGGATAATGTGGTGAAAAATTTCTTCATTGAAAATTATAGCTTAACTATTGTACCACCTGCTGCTTCAATAGCTTTTTGCGCTGTAGCAGTAAATGCATGTGCTTTAACTTCTAACTTGGCTTTCAGTTCGCCACGACCTAAAATTTTAACAAGGTCATTACGGGATGCCAAACCATGTTCTTTAAGTGTATCAAAATCAACTGATGATAATGTAAATTTCTCAGTCAATGCTTGTAACACGTCAAGGTTAACGCCAACGTACTCAACGCGGTTTGGATTTTTAAATCCAACCTTAGGAACACGACGCTGTAAAGGCATCTGGCCACCTTCAAAACCAACTTTAGTGCTGGTACCCGAACGAGATCCGGCACCTTTATGGCCACGGGTTGATGTTCCGCCACGGCCTGAACCAGTACCACGGCCAATTCTTTTCCTATTTTTAGTAGAACCTTCTGCAGGTTTAAGATTGCTTAAATTCATGATATTAAATATTTTCTACCGCTACAAGGTGATTAACTTTTTTAACCATACCGATGATAGCTGCAGTAGCTTCAACTTCTACACTGTGGTTGATCTTTCTTAAGCCCAGGGCCTCAACCGTACGTTTTTGGCGCTCACTTCTATCGATCACGCTTTTAATCTGAGTTATTTTGATTTTTGCCATGACTGATTATCCGTTAAATACTTTACCTAAACTAACGCCGCGTTGTTGTGCTACAGTATAAGCATCACGCAATTGTGATAATGCTGATACAGTTGCCTTAACCACGTTGTGCGGGTTTGATGAACCTTTTGATTTTGCCAATACGTTGTGGATACCGGCTGACTCTAATACGGCACGCATTGCACCACCTGCAATTACACCGGTACCGTTTGCTGCTGGTTTGATGAAAACAAAACCACCTGAAAACTTACCAATTTGCTCGTGAGGTATAGTGCTGTTGATAATAGGAACCTTTACAAGGTTCTTTTTTGCATCATCAATACCTTTTGCAATCGCTTCAGTAACCTCTTTAGCTTTACCTAACCCGTAACCTACAACACCATTCTCATCGCCCACTACCACAATGGCACTGAAGCTGAAAGTACGGCCGCCTTTGGTTACTTTGGCCACACGCTGTATGCTTACCAAGCGGTCTTTTAATTCGATCTCGCTTGTTTTTACTCTTTTTATGTTGATTGTTGACATTTCTCTTTTCGATTAAAAGTTTAAACCACCCTCACGTGCACCTTCGGCCAGTGATTTAACACGACCATGGTACAAATAACCGTTCCTGTCGAAAACCACATCTTTTATACCTGCTGCAATAGCTTTTGAAGCAACCAGTTTGCCTACGGCTACTGACTGATCAATCTTAGTGCCTTCTGCTGCAGTAAAATCTTTTGATAATGATGAGGCCGACACTAATGTCTTGCCGCTTACATCGTCAATGATCTGCGCATAGATACCTTTATTGCTACGGTAAACTGATAAACGCGGGCGTGCTGAAGAACCTGAAAGGCGCTTCCTTATCCCCATCTTAATTCTGTCTCTTCTTGATAATTTTGCTCTAGCTGCCATGACGATTATTTTTTAGATGCTGATTTACCTGCTTTTCTTCTCAATACTTCGCCAACAAACTTGATACCTTTACCTTTGTAAGGCTCTGGAGCACGTAACGAGCGTATTTTTGCCGCTACCTGGCCAATAAGTTGTTTATCAATTGACTCTAAAATGATGGTAGGGTTTTTACCCTTCTCAGCAGTTGTTGAAACTGTAATTTCTTTTGGTAATTCAAAAACATAGTGGTGAGAATATCCCAAAACTAAGTCTAAAGTGTTACCTGTATTGGTTGCACGATAACCCACACCTACTAATTCCTGCTGGATTTTGTAACCGGTGGTTACGCCTACAACCATGTTGTTGATCAATGCACGATACAAACCGTGTAATGCTTTATGGCGTTTTTGATCAGAAGGGCGTTTTACAACCAGATTTCCTTCTTCCTGTTCAACAGTGATATCACTGTCAACAGCCTGATGCAACTCACCTTTAGGGCCTTTGACAGTAACAACATTATCTGCTGATACGCTAATAGTTACTCCCTGTGGTAGTGCTATAGGTGATTTTCCTACTCTTGACATTGCTTAATTTCCTCCTATTAATATACGTAGCATAAAACCTCACCGCCAACATTCTGTGTACGGGCTTCTTTATCGGTCATTACACCTTTTGAAGTCGACAGGATGGCGATACCTAAACCATTTAATACTCTTGGCATATTGTCCATGCCTGCGTATTTCCTCAAACCTGGTTTACTGATGCGTGAAATGCTGCGGATAGCAGAAATTTTAGTTATCGGATGGTACTTCAAAGCCACCTTGATGATGCCCTGGGGTCCGTTATCTTCAAACTTAAAATTAGCAATGTAACCTTTGTCGAAAAGCACCTTAGTGATTTCCTTTTTCAGATTTGATGCAGGAATTTCAACAACCCGGTGGTTGGCTTTAATAGCATTCCTTACTCTTGTAAGATAATCTGCGATTGGATCTGTATTCATTTTATTGTGTTATGATAGTGGTTTCCTTCCGGTAACATCCCGGGCGACCTTCTATCGGTTAATTCATTATAGTTAATCAGAAGTTAGAGACCAGCGGTTAGTTATTCTTTCTAACCACTGGTCTCTAATCTCCAATCGCTGTTTACCAGCTTGCTTTTTTAATTCCGGGGATCTTACCGGCCAGGGCCATATCACGGAATGTAACACGTGAAATACCAAACTGACGCATATATCCGCGAGGACGGCCTGTTAATTTGCAACGGTTGTGCAATTTAACCGGTGATGATGCTTTTGGTAATGCATCTAAAGCTGCGTAATCGCCGGCTTCTTTAAGGGCCGCTCTTTTTTCAGCGTATTTAGCTACTAATTTAGCACGTTTAACTTCGCGTGCTTTTACACCTTCTTTAGCCATTGCTATTTTGATTTTTAAATGGTAATCCAAATTGTTTCAACAACTCCAATGCTTCAACATCATTTGTTGCCGAGGTTACAAAGGTAATATCCATACCCTGTATTTTATTGATTTTATCAATATTGATTTCAGGGAATATAATTTGCTCTGATACACCTAAAGTATAGTTTCCGCGTCCGTCAAAACCTTTATCGTTAATACCTTTGAAATCACGGATACGTGGTAAAGCAACTGCAATTAAGCGATCAAGAAACTCATACATTGTATTATCACGTAAGGTAACACGTACGCCGATAGGCATGTTTTTACGTAACTTAAAGTTTGAAATATCTTTCTTGGATTTTGAAGAAACAGCCTGCTGACCGGTAATAGTGGTCAATTCAGTAATTGTACTTTCAATAAGTTTTTTATCAGTAGTAGCACCACCAACACCCTGGTTAATGGCAATTTTTTCAAGCTTAGGAACCTGCATTACGCTTTTATACTGAAATTTTTCTTTCAGTGCAGTACGAATTTCGTCCTTATACTTCGTTTTTAATCTTGGTACGTATTCCATTACTTAATTTCCTCTCCTGATATTTTTGCAAACCTTACTAATTTACCGGCATCATTCTTTTTACGGCCTACGCGGGTTGGTTTTCCTGATTTAGGATCAACCAGCATCAGGTTTGAAATAGCTATAGCAGCTTCCTGCTTAACAATTCCGCCGTTTGGTTTTGCTGCGTTAGGTTTAGTATGTTTTGATACCATATTGGCACCTTCAACAATAGCTCTGCCTTTTTCTAATATTACTTCTAATATCTTACCTTCTGATCCTTTTGAATCGCCGGCTATAACCTTCACCAGATCACCTTTTTTGATCTTAAGTTTGGTTGGTTGTGTGTGTTGTTTCTTTTCCATTGTTACAATACCTCCGGTGCTAATGATACAATTTTCATAAATTGTTTTTCACGTAACTCCCTTGCTACCGGGCCAAAAATACGTGTACCTCTTGGCTCATCCTGGTTGTTTAACAAAACCGCAGCATTGTCATCAAAACGGATGTAAGAACCATCCTTACGACGGATCTCTTTTTTAGTTCTAACCACAACGGCTTTTGAAACGGTACCTTTTTTAACGTTGCCTGATGGCAAAGCGCTTTTTACGGTAACTACTATCTTATCGCCGATTGATGCATACCTTTTACCGGTACCACCTAACACACGGATCACTAAAACTTCTTTAGCACCGCTGTTATCAGCTACATTTAATCTTGATTCCTGTTGTACCATCTTATTTAGCCCTTTCTAAAATTTGAACTAATCTCCAGTTTTTATTTTTGCTCAGCGGGCGGGTTTCCATAATCAATACGGTATCGCCTACACCACAAGTATTAGCTTCATCATGAGCCATGAATTTGGTAGTTTTCTTAACGAACTTACCGTAGATCGGGTGTTTCACTTTACGTTCCACAGCTACAACAATAGATTTTTCCATCTTACTGCTAACTACCATGCCGGTACGTGTTTTTCTTAAATTTCTTTCCATTTTTCTCGACGCTTAAAAAATTATTCAGAAGCTGACGCCGCTTTGCGCTTTGTTAATTCAGTATTTAAACGGGCGATGTCCTTACGTACTTTTGTAATACGGGTAGGGTTTTCAATAGCAGAAACCGCATGTGCAAATTTCAGTTTGGTGAGTGTTCCTCTTTCCTCGCTGACCCTGGCAACCAATTCTTCAGTTGACAACTCCAAAATTTCTGAGTTCTTCATTTTATTTTATTTGTGTGTTGTAATATTGGAAAGTTACAATGTTCAAATGTTTCCATTATGGCGGCTGTAATCAACATTACAACCTTTCAACATTACAACCTTTCAACTCTTTTTATTTATGCTTCTACGTAATCTCTACGTACTATAAATCTTGTTTGCACAGGTAACTTTTGTGCTGCCAGGCGCAATGCCTCTTTAGCAACGTCCAAAGGTACGCCTTCTGCTTCAAAAATGATCCTACCGGGGCGTACTACCGCTACCCAATATTCCGGAGCACCTTTACCTTTACCCATACGTACCTCTGCTGGTTTTTTGGTTACAGGCTTGTCAGGAAATATCCTGATCCACACCTGGCCTTCACGTTTCATAAAACGTGTTACAGCAATACGTGCAGCTTCGATCTGGCGGCTGGTTATCCAGGCCGGCTCGAGTGATTTTATACCGAAAGATCCGAATGAAAGCTCAGCGCCACGACTGGCGTTACCTTTCATTTTGCCTTTTTGCATCTTTCTGAACTTCGTTCTTTTTGGCTGTAGCATTTTCTTAAGCTTTTATATCGTTACGATATATTTTTCTACTAATATTATTATCTCTTTCCTGGACCACCCGGGCGATTTCCACCTGGACGATTTGCACCGCCTGGACCACCCGGACGATTTCCCTGGCCACCCGGACGGCTTCCGCCAGCGCCTGGTCCGCCACGGCGATCACCGCCTGGTTTCCTGTCGCCTCTGCGTTCGCCACCGCGCTCTCCGCCTCTTTCATTGCCGCCACGACCGCCGAAGCCTGCCGCGCCGCCTTCAGGGCGTCCGCCTTTACCGCTGGCGCTGCTTGCGCCACCAATGTTTGGTGATAAGTCGCGTTTGCCGTAAACCTCGCCTTTGCAAATCCAAACCTTAACACCTATTTTTCCATAAGTAGTTAATGCTTCAGCTAATGCATAATCGATGTCTGCGCGGAAAGTATGTAGAGGAATTCTTCCTTCTTTATATTGTTCTGTACGTGCCATTTCAGCGCCGCCTAAACGACCAGATGTCATTACCTTAATTCCTTCTGCACCCATTCTCATGGTTGAAGCAATTGTGGTTTTCATGGCGCGACGGAATGAAATACGTGCTTCCAGTTGTTTTGCTATGCCTTCTGCAACTAATTGTGCATCAAGCTCGGGGCGTTTGATCTCGAAGATGTTGATCTGAACTTCCTTTTTAGTAAGTTTCTTTAACTCTTCTTTGATCTTGTCAACTTCCTGGCCACCTTTACCTATAACAATACCCGGACGGGCGGTGTGTATAGTTACAGTGATACGTTTCAATGTGCGCTCAATAACTACCTTTGATACACCACCTTTTGAGATACGTGCTGAAAGATATTTACGGATTTTTTCGTCTTCAACTAATTTGTCGGCATAATGATTGCCACCGAACCAATTAGAATCCCAACCTCTGATGATTCCTAATCTGTTACCTATTGGATGTGCTTTCTGTCCCATTTCAAATTAATTGTTGTCGTTTTTACTATCTACGATCAGGTGTACATGGTTTGAGCGTTTACGGATACGGTATCCTCTTCCTTGCGGAGCAGGGCGTAACCTTTTTAGCTGACGACCACCGCCTACTGAAACCTCTTTTACATATAAGTTACTGTCTTCAACACGCTTGCCTTCGTTTTTTGCTTCCCAGTTTTTGATGGCTGATAACAAAAGCTTTTCAACACGTATTGCTGCTTCCTTATTTAAGAACTTTAGGGTATATATCGCTTTCTCAACGTTCATACCGCGGATCAGATCAACCACCAAACGCATTTTACGTGGTGATGTAGGGCAGTTTTGCAGTTTGGCAACAGAAGAGCCGCCTTGCTGAGCTTTTTCCTGCTCCTTGCGTTGTCTGATCAATACAGACTTTTTGATTTTTGTTGTTGCTTCCATGCCTTATTTTTTCTTTTCTGCGTGACCACGGAATGTACGGGTTGGTGCAAACTCTCCCAGCTTGTGTCCAACCATGTTCTCTGTTACATACACAGGGATAAATTTATTACCGTTGTGTACTGCGAATGTATGACCAACGAAATCAGGAGAGATCATGGAGCGCCTTGACCATGTTTTTACAACTGATTTTTTGTTTGAATCATTCAGTACCATAACTTTCTTGTCTAAGTTATGATCGATGTAAGGTCCTTTTTTAATTGAACGAGCCATTATTTTTTCCTTCTTTCAATGATATAACGATCCGATGTTTTTTTCTTGTCACGAGTTTTGTAGCCTTTGGCTAATAAACCTTTGCGTGAACGTGGATGACCACCTGAGGCTCTTCCCTCACCACCACCCATAGGGTGATCTACCGGGTTCATGGCTACACCACGAACTCTTGGCCTGCGGCCTAACCAGCGTTTGCGGCCAGCCTTGCCTAATACTGCATTTGCTTTGTCGCCATTTGAAACTGTACCG of Mucilaginibacter xinganensis contains these proteins:
- the rpsS gene encoding 30S ribosomal protein S19 — encoded protein: MARSIKKGPYIDHNLDKKVMVLNDSNKKSVVKTWSRRSMISPDFVGHTFAVHNGNKFIPVYVTENMVGHKLGEFAPTRTFRGHAEKKK
- the rpsE gene encoding 30S ribosomal protein S5, whose protein sequence is MSTINIKRVKTSEIELKDRLVSIQRVAKVTKGGRTFSFSAIVVVGDENGVVGYGLGKAKEVTEAIAKGIDDAKKNLVKVPIINSTIPHEQIGKFSGGFVFIKPAANGTGVIAGGAMRAVLESAGIHNVLAKSKGSSNPHNVVKATVSALSQLRDAYTVAQQRGVSLGKVFNG
- the rplF gene encoding 50S ribosomal protein L6; translation: MSRVGKSPIALPQGVTISVSADNVVTVKGPKGELHQAVDSDITVEQEEGNLVVKRPSDQKRHKALHGLYRALINNMVVGVTTGYKIQQELVGVGYRATNTGNTLDLVLGYSHHYVFELPKEITVSTTAEKGKNPTIILESIDKQLIGQVAAKIRSLRAPEPYKGKGIKFVGEVLRRKAGKSASKK
- the rplN gene encoding 50S ribosomal protein L14, which codes for MVQQESRLNVADNSGAKEVLVIRVLGGTGKRYASIGDKIVVTVKSALPSGNVKKGTVSKAVVVRTKKEIRRKDGSYIRFDDNAAVLLNNQDEPRGTRIFGPVARELREKQFMKIVSLAPEVL
- the rpmD gene encoding 50S ribosomal protein L30 codes for the protein MAKIKITQIKSVIDRSERQKRTVEALGLRKINHSVEVEATAAIIGMVKKVNHLVAVENI
- the rplP gene encoding 50S ribosomal protein L16; this encodes MLQPKRTKFRKMQKGKMKGNASRGAELSFGSFGIKSLEPAWITSRQIEAARIAVTRFMKREGQVWIRIFPDKPVTKKPAEVRMGKGKGAPEYWVAVVRPGRIIFEAEGVPLDVAKEALRLAAQKLPVQTRFIVRRDYVEA
- the rpsQ gene encoding 30S ribosomal protein S17, whose product is MERNLRKTRTGMVVSSKMEKSIVVAVERKVKHPIYGKFVKKTTKFMAHDEANTCGVGDTVLIMETRPLSKNKNWRLVQILERAK
- the rpmC gene encoding 50S ribosomal protein L29, whose product is MKNSEILELSTEELVARVSEERGTLTKLKFAHAVSAIENPTRITKVRKDIARLNTELTKRKAASASE
- the rplE gene encoding 50S ribosomal protein L5, whose protein sequence is MEYVPRLKTKYKDEIRTALKEKFQYKSVMQVPKLEKIAINQGVGGATTDKKLIESTITELTTITGQQAVSSKSKKDISNFKLRKNMPIGVRVTLRDNTMYEFLDRLIAVALPRIRDFKGINDKGFDGRGNYTLGVSEQIIFPEINIDKINKIQGMDITFVTSATNDVEALELLKQFGLPFKNQNSNG
- the rpsC gene encoding 30S ribosomal protein S3, with the protein product MGQKAHPIGNRLGIIRGWDSNWFGGNHYADKLVEDEKIRKYLSARISKGGVSKVVIERTLKRITVTIHTARPGIVIGKGGQEVDKIKEELKKLTKKEVQINIFEIKRPELDAQLVAEGIAKQLEARISFRRAMKTTIASTMRMGAEGIKVMTSGRLGGAEMARTEQYKEGRIPLHTFRADIDYALAEALTTYGKIGVKVWICKGEVYGKRDLSPNIGGASSASGKGGRPEGGAAGFGGRGGNERGGERGGERRGDRKPGGDRRGGPGAGGSRPGGQGNRPGGPGGANRPGGNRPGGPGKR
- the rplX gene encoding 50S ribosomal protein L24; translation: MEKKQHTQPTKLKIKKGDLVKVIAGDSKGSEGKILEVILEKGRAIVEGANMVSKHTKPNAAKPNGGIVKQEAAIAISNLMLVDPKSGKPTRVGRKKNDAGKLVRFAKISGEEIK
- the rpsN gene encoding 30S ribosomal protein S14, encoding MAKEGVKAREVKRAKLVAKYAEKRAALKEAGDYAALDALPKASSPVKLHNRCKLTGRPRGYMRQFGISRVTFRDMALAGKIPGIKKASW
- the rplO gene encoding 50S ribosomal protein L15 yields the protein MNLSNLKPAEGSTKNRKRIGRGTGSGRGGTSTRGHKGAGSRSGTSTKVGFEGGQMPLQRRVPKVGFKNPNRVEYVGVNLDVLQALTEKFTLSSVDFDTLKEHGLASRNDLVKILGRGELKAKLEVKAHAFTATAQKAIEAAGGTIVKL
- the rplR gene encoding 50S ribosomal protein L18; this encodes MAARAKLSRRDRIKMGIRKRLSGSSARPRLSVYRSNKGIYAQIIDDVSGKTLVSASSLSKDFTAAEGTKIDQSVAVGKLVASKAIAAGIKDVVFDRNGYLYHGRVKSLAEGAREGGLNF
- the rplV gene encoding 50S ribosomal protein L22 produces the protein MEATTKIKKSVLIRQRKEQEKAQQGGSSVAKLQNCPTSPRKMRLVVDLIRGMNVEKAIYTLKFLNKEAAIRVEKLLLSAIKNWEAKNEGKRVEDSNLYVKEVSVGGGRQLKRLRPAPQGRGYRIRKRSNHVHLIVDSKNDNN
- the rpsH gene encoding 30S ribosomal protein S8; protein product: MNTDPIADYLTRVRNAIKANHRVVEIPASNLKKEITKVLFDKGYIANFKFEDNGPQGIIKVALKYHPITKISAIRSISRISKPGLRKYAGMDNMPRVLNGLGIAILSTSKGVMTDKEARTQNVGGEVLCYVY
- the secY gene encoding preprotein translocase subunit SecY; translation: MKKFFTTLSNIWKIDDLRVRILNTLLFLFIYRVGSYVVLPGVNANLLSHQQGNEGITGLLNMFAGGSFSRASIFALGVMPYISASIVVQLLGIAVPYFAKLQKEGESGRNKINQWTRYLTIGITALQAIGYLKSQISPEQMLLVNPYFTILNMFVLTAGTMFVMWLGEKITDKGIGNGISLIIMVGIISALPGAFLTEFQSRTVGAGGLVTFIVEIIALIGVVMFTVLIVQGTRKVAVQYAKRIVGNKQYGGVRQYIPLKVTAAGVMPIIFAQALMFIPSTVAQFFPNAASNGILMSLSDYTSVWHNVLFAILIILFTFFYTAITVNPNQMAEDMKKNGGFVPGIKPGRATGAFLDAVISRITLPGAFALAIVAVIPALASMIHISSSFARFFGGTSLIILVQVVLDTLQQIESHLLMRHYDGLMKSGRVKGRTAIPSASGTSEPVI